A part of Aegilops tauschii subsp. strangulata cultivar AL8/78 chromosome 2, Aet v6.0, whole genome shotgun sequence genomic DNA contains:
- the LOC109733827 gene encoding uncharacterized protein — protein MSVLADMLAEVFREPTLAGVARELATLAAPLWLAALVGLLIGWAWRPRWAAAVAGHQQPVLAAAAAAQAPAQPSLTQATAADHLAVVPRAKAASSVAPVEEELAVSTPDLMHLRRVVEEKDGGPAWTHMMDRTLPTFRYQAWKREPQNGPPQYRSSTIFEDASPDVVRDFFWDDDFRISNTWDDMLLEHETLEECAKTGTMVVRWVRKFPFFCSDREYVIGRRIWASGKTYYCVTKSVPRPSVPRSSKPRRVDLYYSSWCIRPVESRNGDGAMTACEVLLFHHEDMGIPWSIAKLGVQQGMWGCVKRIEPGLRAYQTARAAGVPISKCAAMAHANTKFVADELTASENNTEAGSTSNNAQAEKPKHWTGNLPKVFVIGSVVALACTFDKGLLTKALVFGTARRFAGPGRR, from the exons ATGTCGGTGCTGGCTGACATGCTGGCGGAGGTCTTCCGCGAGCCGACCCTGGCCGGGGTGGCGCGGGAGCTGGCGACCCTCGCCGCGccgctctggctcgcggcacttGTTGGGCTGCTCATCGGCTGGGCCTGGCGcccgcgctgggcagccgccgtcgccggccaccaGCAACCGGTGCTGGCGGCAGCAGCGGCAGCGCAGGCCCCTGCCCAGCCATCGCTGACGCAGGCCACGGCCGCCGACCACTTGGCCGTCGTACCTAG AGCTAAGGCGGCTTCTTCGGTGGCGCCGGTGGAGGAAGAATTGGCGGTCAGCACCCCGGACCTGATGCACCTCCGCAGGGTCGTCGAGGAGAAGGACGGCGGCCCCGCCTGGACGCACATGATGGACCGCACGCTCCCGACATTCCGATACCAGGCCTGGAAAAGAGAACCCCAG AACGGCCCGCCGCAGTACCGCAGTAGCACCATCTTCGAAGACGCGTCGCCGGATGTCGTGAGGGATTTCTTCTGGGACGATGACTTCCGGATCAGCAACACCTGGGACGATATGCTTCTTGAGCACGAGACGCTGGAGGAGTGCGCAAAGACCGGAACGATGGTTGTTCGCTGGGTCAGGAAG TTCCCATTCTTCTGCAGCGACAGGGAGTATGTTATCGGTCGCAGGATATGGGCATCTGGAAAGACCTACTACTGTGTTACCAAG AGCGTGCCTCGCCCCTCTGTTCCAAGGAGCAGCAAACCTCGCCGTGTGGACCTGTACTACTCTAGCTGGTGCATCCGTCCAG TTGAATCAAGAAACGGTGATGGTGCAATGACGGCATGTGAGGTGCTCCTGTTTCATCATGAAGACATGGGTATCCCATGGAGCATCGCGAAGCTGGGTGTGCAGCAGGGTATGTGGGGATGCGTCAAACGGATCGAGCCTGGCCTGCGGGCATACCAGACCGCGAGGGCCGCCGGCGTGCCCATCTCGAAATGCGCAGCGATGGCACACGCCAACACAAAGTTTGTCGCCGACGAGCTCACCGCTTCAGAAAACAACACCGAGGCCGGTTCGACCAGCAACAACGCCCAAGCCGAGAAGCCGAAGCACTGGACAGGCAACCTACCCAAAGTCTTCGTGATAGGCAGCGTGGTTGCCCTGGCTTGCACCTTCGACAAGGGGCTACTGACCAAGGCCCTCGTATTCGGAACGGCGAGAAGGTTTGCAGGACCAGGAAGAAGATAG
- the LOC109733828 gene encoding pyruvate dehydrogenase E1 component subunit alpha-3, chloroplastic encodes MAAASFTAAKFLAPAAARSGGDRAPFPAPSAFSMRSLRHRPARRLSSVLAVSSDVLKAAPAAAAYPAVTREEALELYEDMILGRNFEDMCAQMYYRGKMFGFVHLYNGQEAVSTGFIKQLNQPDCVVSTYRDHVHALSKGVPARAVMAELFGKATGCCRGQGGSMHMFSEPHNLLGGFAFIGEGIPVATGAAFAAKYRHEVLKQSSPDGLDVTLAFFGDGTCNNGQFFECLNMAQLWKLPIIFVVENNLWAIGMSHLRSTSDPEIWKKGPAFGMPGVHVDGMDVLKVREVAKEAIDRARRGEGPTLVECETYRFRGHSLADPDELRRPDEKSHYAARDPITSLKKYIIEQNLASEAELKNIEKKIDDVVEEAVEFADASPLPPRSQLLENVFADPKGFGIGPDGKYRCEDPKFTQGTAQV; translated from the exons ATGGCGGCCGCGTCCTTCACCGCCGCCAAGTTCCTGGCGCCGGCGGCCGCGAGATCCGGCGGCGACCGGGCGCCCTTCCCCGCGCCGTCCGCGTTCTCCATGCGCTCGCTCCGCCACAGGCCCGCCAGGCGCCTCAGCTCCGTCCTGGCCGTCTCCTCCGACGTGCTCaaggccgcgcccgccgccgccgcgtaccCG GCTGTGACACGCGAAGAGGCATTGGAGCTTTACGAGGACATGATCCTTGGCCGTAACTTCGAAGACATGTGCGCGCAAATGTACTACCGTGGCAAGATGTTTGGTTTCGTCCATCTTTACAACGGGCAGGAGGCCGTCTCCACCGGCTTCATCAAGCAGCTGAACCAACCCGACTGTGTCGTCAGCACGTACCGTGACCACGTCCACGCGCTGTCCAAGGGTGTCCCGGCCCGTGCAGTCATGGCCGAGCTCTTTGGCAAGGCCACTGGCTGCTGCCGTGGACAGGGTGGTTCCATGCACATGTTCTCTGAACCCCACAACCTCCTTGGAGGCTTTGCCTTCATTGGCGAGGGCATCCCTGTCGCCACTGGCGCTGCCTTTGCCGCCAAGTACCGCCATGAGGTGCTCAAGCAGTCTAGCCCTGATGGGCTTGATGTCACACTTGCATTCTTTGGGGACGGTACCTGTAACAACGGCCAGTTCTTTGAGTGCCTGAACATGGCTCAGCTGTGGAAGCTTCCGATTATTTTTGTTGTGGAGAACAACCTATGGGCAATCGGGATGTCTCACCTTAGGTCTACTTCAGATCCCGAGATCTGGAAGAAGGGCCCAGCATTCGGAATGCCTGGGGTACACGTCGATGGGATGGATGTCCTGAAGGTCAGGGAGGTGGCTAAGGAGGCAATTGACAGGGCAAGGAGAGGTGAAGGACCAACTCTAGTGGAATGTGAAACTTACCGGTTCAGAGGCCACTCTCTTGCTGATCCAGATGAACTCAGGAGGCCCG ATGAGAAATCTCACTACGCCGCAAGGGACCCCATCACCTCCCTGAAGAAGTACATCATCGAGCAGAACCTCGCGTCCGAAGCCGAGCTGAAGAACATCGAGAAGAAGATTGACGACGTCGTCGAAGAGGCTGTGGAGTTTGCCGACGCGAGCCCGCTGCCCCCACGGAGCCAGCTGCTGGAGAACGTGTTTGCCGATCCCAAGGGCTTCGGCATCGGCCCCGACGGCAAGTACAGGTGCGAGGACCCCAAGTTCACCCAAGGCACGGCGCAAGTCTAA